A window of the Constrictibacter sp. MBR-5 genome harbors these coding sequences:
- a CDS encoding TRAP transporter permease, giving the protein MRADEVKTGGSVAAEPAADTEGGFGGWQRQLSGWQKHLIYWNCIAYTVFHLYVLNVYPIDPWVFRSVHVSWGTALGLAIFAASDGSRRDGIAWYDWLLMAASLGCAAYIAVNLDELLFRVGALPTTGDFIVGLIGTLLVLEITRRTAGLALPIIAVIFILYCFVGPWLPGVLAHRGYDADFFFSYIYSMEGVFGPTTAVSSTYIVLFIAFSAFLDVSKVGGYFINFAFSIAGGLRGGPAKVAVFSSALMGTINGTAAGNVVATGTFTIPLMKKVGYSRTSSGAIEAAASTGGQILPPVMGAGAFIMAEVTGIPYVDIVVAAVIPALLYFIAVFFMVDNEAIQRGLRGLPRSELPDLWEMVRRIYLFLPLIILVGSLVSGYSIVRAGTLGLVAAFVTSWLHREGRMGPRAVADALGLATRNSLQLIAVCACAGIIVGVIGLTGLGGRFSAMIFALAQDNTLLALIFAMLISLLLGMGMPTTAAYAVAASVVAPGLVRLGIPPLTAHMFVFYYAVISTITPPVALSAYAGAAIAGGDAMKTSVVAFKYGLAAFLVPFMFFYSPALLMQGETIVILRVVATALIGVWFLAGAVQGWFFGPMPWLLRGVLLAASLLLIEGGWTTDLAGIGLGVAVLLYQRIRHRDTPKPGHEPRQAATGG; this is encoded by the coding sequence ATGCGTGCGGATGAAGTGAAGACGGGCGGCAGCGTCGCGGCGGAACCGGCTGCCGACACCGAGGGCGGTTTCGGCGGCTGGCAGCGCCAGCTCTCGGGCTGGCAGAAGCACCTGATCTACTGGAACTGCATCGCCTACACCGTCTTCCACCTCTACGTGCTGAACGTCTATCCGATCGACCCCTGGGTCTTCCGGAGCGTTCACGTCTCCTGGGGCACCGCCCTGGGGCTGGCGATCTTCGCGGCGAGCGACGGCAGCCGGCGCGACGGCATCGCCTGGTACGACTGGCTGCTGATGGCGGCGAGCCTGGGCTGTGCCGCCTATATCGCGGTCAATCTGGACGAACTGCTGTTCCGCGTCGGCGCCCTGCCGACGACCGGGGACTTCATCGTCGGCCTGATCGGCACGCTGCTGGTCCTGGAGATCACGCGGCGCACCGCCGGCCTGGCGCTGCCGATCATCGCAGTGATCTTCATCCTCTACTGCTTCGTCGGCCCGTGGCTGCCCGGCGTGCTGGCGCACCGCGGCTACGATGCCGACTTCTTCTTCAGCTACATCTACAGCATGGAAGGCGTCTTCGGCCCGACCACGGCCGTGTCGTCGACCTACATCGTGCTGTTCATCGCCTTCTCCGCCTTCCTCGACGTGTCGAAGGTCGGCGGCTACTTCATCAATTTCGCCTTCTCGATCGCCGGCGGCCTGCGCGGCGGCCCCGCGAAAGTCGCGGTCTTCTCCAGCGCGCTGATGGGCACGATCAACGGCACCGCCGCCGGCAACGTCGTCGCGACGGGCACCTTCACCATTCCGCTGATGAAGAAGGTCGGCTACTCGCGCACCAGTTCCGGCGCGATCGAGGCTGCCGCGTCCACGGGCGGCCAGATCCTGCCGCCGGTGATGGGCGCGGGCGCCTTCATCATGGCCGAGGTGACAGGCATCCCCTATGTCGACATCGTCGTGGCCGCGGTCATACCGGCACTGCTCTATTTCATCGCCGTCTTCTTCATGGTCGACAACGAGGCGATCCAGCGCGGCCTGCGCGGCCTGCCGCGCTCGGAACTGCCGGACCTGTGGGAGATGGTGCGGCGGATCTACCTGTTCCTGCCGCTGATCATCCTGGTCGGCTCGCTCGTCTCGGGCTATTCGATCGTCCGCGCCGGCACGCTCGGCCTCGTCGCCGCCTTCGTGACCAGTTGGCTGCACCGCGAGGGCCGCATGGGCCCGCGAGCCGTCGCCGACGCGCTCGGCCTTGCGACACGCAACTCGCTGCAGCTGATCGCGGTCTGCGCCTGTGCCGGCATCATCGTCGGCGTCATCGGCCTGACCGGCTTGGGCGGCCGCTTCTCGGCGATGATCTTCGCGCTGGCCCAGGACAACACGCTGCTGGCGCTGATCTTCGCCATGCTGATCTCGCTGCTGCTCGGCATGGGCATGCCGACCACCGCGGCCTACGCCGTCGCAGCCTCGGTCGTGGCGCCCGGCCTCGTCCGGCTAGGCATCCCGCCGCTGACGGCGCACATGTTCGTGTTCTACTACGCCGTCATCTCGACGATCACGCCGCCGGTGGCGCTGTCCGCCTATGCGGGTGCCGCGATCGCCGGGGGCGACGCGATGAAGACGTCCGTCGTCGCCTTCAAGTACGGGCTGGCGGCATTCCTCGTGCCGTTCATGTTCTTCTACAGTCCCGCACTCCTGATGCAGGGCGAGACGATCGTCATCCTGCGGGTGGTGGCGACGGCCCTGATCGGCGTCTGGTTCCTGGCGGGTGCCGTGCAGGGCTGGTTCTTCGGCCCGATGCCGTGGCTGCTGCGCGGGGTCCTGCTGGCCGCCTCGCTGCTGCTGATCGAGGGCGGCTGGACGACCGACCTTGCCGGCATCGGCCTCGGCGTCGCGGTGCTGCTCTATCAGCGCATCCGTCATCGCGACACGCCGAAGCCGGGGCACGAGCCCCGACAGGCCGCCACCGGCGGATGA
- a CDS encoding DMT family transporter, which yields MRPATPVAVAEERILQGIGLMCLYVALIVTVNASGKILTTEDYHPHQVAFFRHGVAFLLMLALFAPRHGPRILVARRPELQIVRGLCGITSSVLYFTGLAHLPLATAAAISFTSPLLVTALSVPLLGEAVGPRRWAAVVIGFAGAMIVIRPGGFGSGDWAALFIVGSASFGALYQIMTRKLAGQDHAETTNIWSGMVGAVAAGALVVFSWTTPAEPHAWVLFVGMGLVGGIAHYLLTKAFERGPASLLSPFNYLQLIGATIIGFVLYRHLPDAWTWAGAAVIVSAGLYIAHREGKARR from the coding sequence GTGAGGCCCGCGACCCCCGTCGCCGTCGCCGAGGAGCGCATCCTCCAGGGCATCGGCCTGATGTGCCTCTACGTGGCGCTGATCGTCACGGTCAACGCCTCGGGCAAGATCCTCACGACCGAGGACTACCACCCGCACCAGGTGGCGTTCTTCCGCCACGGCGTGGCTTTCCTGCTGATGCTGGCGCTGTTCGCGCCGCGGCACGGGCCGCGCATCCTGGTCGCCCGCCGGCCGGAATTGCAGATCGTCCGCGGCCTGTGCGGAATCACGTCGTCGGTGCTGTACTTCACCGGCCTCGCGCACCTGCCGCTGGCCACGGCCGCCGCGATCAGCTTCACCAGTCCGCTATTGGTCACCGCCCTGTCGGTGCCGCTGCTGGGCGAGGCGGTCGGCCCGCGCCGGTGGGCGGCGGTGGTGATCGGTTTCGCCGGGGCGATGATCGTCATCCGGCCCGGCGGCTTCGGATCCGGCGACTGGGCGGCACTCTTCATCGTCGGGAGCGCCTCGTTCGGCGCGCTCTACCAGATCATGACGCGCAAGCTCGCCGGGCAGGACCATGCCGAAACGACGAACATCTGGTCCGGCATGGTCGGCGCCGTCGCGGCGGGGGCGCTGGTGGTCTTCTCGTGGACGACGCCCGCCGAGCCTCATGCCTGGGTGCTGTTCGTCGGCATGGGCCTGGTCGGCGGCATCGCGCACTATCTGCTGACGAAGGCCTTCGAGCGCGGCCCGGCGTCGCTTCTGTCGCCGTTCAACTATCTCCAGCTGATCGGCGCGACGATCATCGGCTTCGTCCTCTACCGCCACCTGCCCGACGCCTGGACCTGGGCCGGCGCCGCGGTCATTGTCTCGGCCGGCCTTTACATCGCCCACCGGGAGGGCAAGGCGCGCCGCTGA
- a CDS encoding MFS transporter — MASHPPVTPNAAQSAAPTDGGSSAVVVSAAIMALALLGDSLLYVVLPLYAHEFGIGLAWVGVLLSANRLIRVVAYGGVAALGERIGPRRLTLIAGVLAAVSTLLYAVGDGGPVLLAARIVWGLAFAALNLTTLVYAVSRTGRQGRSVGTSKAVASVGPVLSLSIGAWLVTVIGPRDIFAILAGLTVLAIPLSLMLPAAHPVAGRSDRSILPRPTRNDLLGFIIGFGIDGIFVMTLALILKDVVSMESAVIASGLMIALRRLMEIVTAPIGGVLGDRFGAARMVLLFGGLLCAGLAGIAAGLPFMGACAVVLGHGALVTLQPVLVAQRNPGAVMNRLAVLATWRDIGAAVGPLTAGLLAARFDLEAIYAPLAVATLVMLVWACRPPGPKVVAAG; from the coding sequence ATGGCATCGCACCCTCCAGTCACGCCGAACGCTGCCCAGAGTGCCGCGCCGACGGATGGCGGCTCGTCCGCCGTGGTCGTATCGGCGGCCATCATGGCGCTCGCCCTGCTCGGCGACTCGCTGCTCTATGTCGTGCTGCCGCTCTACGCCCACGAGTTCGGCATCGGCCTCGCCTGGGTCGGCGTGCTGCTGTCGGCCAACCGGCTGATCCGGGTCGTCGCCTATGGCGGCGTCGCCGCCCTCGGCGAACGCATCGGGCCACGGCGGCTGACGCTGATCGCCGGGGTCCTGGCGGCCGTCTCGACGCTCCTCTATGCGGTCGGCGACGGCGGTCCCGTTCTGCTCGCGGCCCGCATCGTCTGGGGCTTGGCCTTCGCGGCGCTGAACCTCACGACGCTGGTCTACGCCGTCAGCAGGACAGGCCGGCAGGGCCGCAGCGTCGGGACGAGCAAGGCGGTGGCGAGCGTCGGTCCCGTACTGTCGCTCAGCATCGGCGCCTGGCTCGTCACCGTCATCGGCCCGCGCGACATCTTCGCCATCCTGGCGGGCCTCACGGTGCTGGCCATTCCGCTGTCGCTGATGCTGCCGGCGGCGCACCCGGTCGCCGGGCGCAGCGACCGGTCCATCCTGCCCAGGCCGACCAGGAACGACCTGCTGGGCTTCATCATCGGCTTCGGCATCGACGGCATCTTCGTCATGACGCTCGCGCTGATCCTGAAGGACGTCGTGTCGATGGAGTCCGCCGTGATCGCCAGCGGCCTGATGATAGCCCTGCGCCGGCTGATGGAGATCGTCACCGCGCCGATCGGCGGCGTGCTCGGCGACCGGTTCGGCGCCGCCCGGATGGTGCTGCTGTTCGGCGGCCTGCTTTGTGCCGGACTGGCCGGGATAGCGGCGGGCTTACCTTTCATGGGCGCCTGTGCCGTCGTCCTCGGCCACGGCGCCCTGGTCACCCTGCAGCCGGTGCTGGTCGCCCAGCGCAATCCCGGTGCCGTGATGAACAGGCTCGCGGTCCTGGCGACCTGGCGGGACATCGGCGCCGCCGTCGGCCCGCTGACGGCAGGCCTGCTGGCGGCCCGCTTCGACCTCGAGGCGATCTACGCACCGCTCGCGGTGGCGACGCTGGTGATGCTCGTCTGGGCCTGCCGTCCGCCTGGGCCGAAGGTCGTAGCCGCCGGATAG
- a CDS encoding LLM class flavin-dependent oxidoreductase produces the protein MEFGILFTSHPDPEVEPYPHHAVHARVTREVMRADALGFDFAWIAEHHFSNQYGIMPDVFVYAGHLAALTKRIRIGTGVVTLPLANPVRVVENAAFVDVLSGGRMAVGLGSGYREYEFDGFGQDFEGRRDVQEEALPLLLDLFRTRRADFSGRHFRVKVDGDYEILPHPIQSPHPPLYLAGGTDRSIGVAGRMGFGLMLSTLTTFEELARQVGVYRRNLEETPEELRGNPARGDVDIARWVYVAETDEKARRDSEAGLLRHLGHFFGAQTSGYLGQVSTGDASVSSGLDYGALSESTIIHGSPETVVAKIRRLRDMTGLTSLMLHYPPYYGQDNILASLELFAREVAPQLR, from the coding sequence ATGGAATTCGGTATCCTATTCACGTCCCATCCCGACCCCGAGGTGGAGCCGTACCCGCACCACGCTGTGCATGCCCGCGTGACCCGCGAGGTGATGCGGGCGGACGCGCTGGGCTTCGACTTCGCCTGGATCGCCGAGCACCACTTCAGCAACCAGTACGGCATCATGCCCGACGTGTTCGTCTATGCGGGGCACCTCGCCGCGCTGACGAAGCGGATCAGGATCGGCACCGGCGTCGTCACCCTGCCGCTCGCCAATCCTGTGCGCGTGGTGGAGAACGCCGCCTTCGTCGACGTGCTCAGCGGCGGGCGGATGGCCGTCGGCCTGGGGTCCGGCTACCGGGAGTACGAGTTCGACGGTTTCGGTCAGGATTTCGAGGGACGGCGCGACGTGCAGGAGGAGGCGCTGCCGCTCCTGCTCGACCTGTTCAGGACCAGGCGCGCGGATTTTTCGGGACGGCACTTCCGGGTCAAGGTCGACGGCGACTACGAGATCCTGCCGCACCCGATCCAGTCGCCGCACCCGCCGCTCTATCTCGCCGGCGGCACCGATCGGTCGATCGGCGTGGCGGGCCGGATGGGCTTCGGCCTGATGCTGTCGACCCTCACCACCTTCGAGGAACTGGCGCGGCAGGTCGGCGTCTACCGCCGCAACCTGGAGGAGACGCCGGAGGAACTGCGCGGCAACCCGGCGCGCGGCGACGTCGACATCGCCCGGTGGGTCTATGTGGCGGAGACCGACGAGAAGGCGCGGCGCGACAGCGAGGCCGGCCTCCTGCGCCATCTGGGCCACTTCTTCGGCGCCCAGACCTCCGGCTATCTCGGCCAGGTGTCGACCGGCGACGCCTCGGTCTCGTCGGGCCTCGACTACGGGGCGCTGTCGGAGAGTACGATCATCCACGGCTCGCCGGAGACGGTCGTGGCGAAGATCCGGCGGCTGCGCGACATGACCGGGCTCACCTCGCTGATGCTGCACTACCCGCCCTACTACGGGCAGGACAACATCCTCGCCTCGCTCGAACTGTTCGCCCGCGAGGTGGCGCCGCAGCTGCGCTGA
- a CDS encoding MBL fold metallo-hydrolase produces MSAADRPIRPTVEAFFDPRTFSVQYVVACPHTGRCAIVDPVLDYDEKSGATATHCADAILDRVAQRGYRVEWILDTHPHADHFSAAQYLKGRTGAPTAIGAPVVEVQKLWRDIYGWPDLPVDGSQWDRLFAAGEHFAIGDVPVEVMHSPGHTLASITYVAGDAAFVHDTLFMPDFGTARADFPGGSAAALWRSIQAILALPDDTRLFTGHDYMPGGRDPAWQSSVAEQKAKNVHLTKATTEAAFVALRNERDAKLPMPKLILHALQVNIRGGRLPEPEANGRRYLKIPLDALPGAAWD; encoded by the coding sequence ATGAGCGCCGCCGACCGCCCCATCCGCCCCACCGTCGAGGCGTTCTTCGACCCGCGGACCTTCAGCGTCCAGTATGTGGTCGCCTGCCCGCACACCGGCCGCTGCGCGATCGTCGATCCGGTCCTGGACTATGACGAGAAGTCGGGTGCCACGGCCACGCACTGCGCCGACGCCATTCTGGATCGCGTGGCGCAGCGCGGCTATCGCGTCGAGTGGATTCTCGACACCCATCCGCACGCCGACCATTTCTCCGCGGCTCAGTACCTCAAGGGCAGGACCGGGGCACCGACCGCAATCGGAGCGCCGGTCGTCGAGGTGCAGAAGCTGTGGCGCGACATCTACGGCTGGCCCGACCTGCCCGTGGACGGCTCGCAGTGGGACCGGCTGTTCGCGGCGGGCGAGCACTTCGCCATCGGCGACGTCCCGGTGGAGGTGATGCACTCGCCCGGACACACGCTGGCCTCCATCACCTACGTGGCCGGCGACGCGGCCTTCGTCCACGACACGCTGTTCATGCCCGACTTCGGCACGGCGCGCGCCGACTTCCCGGGCGGCAGCGCCGCAGCGCTGTGGCGCTCGATCCAGGCCATCCTGGCGCTGCCGGACGACACCCGCCTGTTCACCGGACACGACTACATGCCGGGCGGCCGCGACCCGGCATGGCAGAGCAGCGTCGCCGAACAGAAGGCGAAGAACGTCCACCTGACCAAGGCCACCACCGAAGCCGCGTTCGTCGCCTTACGCAACGAGCGCGATGCCAAGCTGCCGATGCCGAAGCTGATCCTACACGCGCTGCAGGTGAACATCCGCGGCGGGCGCCTGCCGGAGCCGGAGGCCAACGGCCGGCGCTACCTGAAGATTCCCCTGGACGCGCTGCCGGGCGCCGCCTGGGACTGA
- a CDS encoding DUF1289 domain-containing protein, giving the protein MQPAPIRQTPIHSPCIRVCSINPKTSWCEGCYRTLKEIAGWSRLTPEERERVMRELPARGADMAARKA; this is encoded by the coding sequence GTGCAGCCTGCCCCGATCCGCCAGACCCCGATCCACTCGCCGTGTATCCGCGTCTGCTCGATCAACCCGAAGACCAGCTGGTGCGAGGGCTGCTACCGCACGCTCAAGGAGATCGCCGGCTGGAGCCGCCTGACGCCCGAAGAGCGCGAGCGCGTCATGCGCGAACTGCCGGCGCGCGGCGCCGACATGGCCGCCCGCAAGGCCTGA
- a CDS encoding MaoC/PaaZ C-terminal domain-containing protein, giving the protein MGGNMQELGHGFYWQEMEVGRKFKTIGRSVFETDVLSFTGVTGMNELLFNNLEYIEHESPTGKRIAPAVLVLALAEGLVMQGTLQHTGMAFLGMELDMKGPVVIGDTIHVELEVVESRAASKGNRGFVRTKNSVVNQRGETVLVYTPLRMMKGRPESA; this is encoded by the coding sequence ATGGGCGGAAACATGCAGGAACTCGGCCACGGTTTCTACTGGCAGGAGATGGAAGTCGGTCGAAAGTTCAAGACGATCGGCCGCAGCGTCTTCGAGACCGACGTGCTCTCCTTCACCGGCGTCACCGGCATGAACGAGCTGCTGTTCAACAATCTCGAATATATCGAGCACGAGTCGCCGACCGGCAAGCGCATCGCGCCGGCCGTGCTGGTGCTGGCGCTGGCCGAGGGCCTGGTCATGCAGGGCACGCTGCAGCACACCGGCATGGCGTTCCTCGGCATGGAACTGGACATGAAGGGGCCGGTCGTCATCGGCGACACGATCCACGTCGAGCTGGAGGTCGTCGAGAGCCGCGCGGCCAGCAAGGGCAACCGCGGCTTCGTCCGCACGAAGAACAGCGTCGTCAACCAGCGCGGCGAGACCGTGCTGGTCTATACGCCGCTGCGCATGATGAAGGGCCGTCCCGAGAGCGCGTGA
- a CDS encoding HAD family hydrolase has product MTTVDLVSFDVYGTLVRFHEGVRGALAESLEERGAPPEMLERLHPHFRATQAPLQKGGWRPYAEILSAGLETALQDFGFAYAPRDGERLVAAVSDAGPFDEVPAVLTAIKRRAKLMFISNTDDAMIARNVALIGVEPDYLVTAEQSRLYKPDHGMFRFAYGRAGVPIERITHAAAGFFHDIEPAHALGLRRIWINRRGETGDPAFGPYAEMPDMTRLVETIWPS; this is encoded by the coding sequence GTGACCACTGTCGATCTCGTCAGCTTCGACGTCTACGGCACGCTCGTGCGCTTTCACGAGGGCGTACGCGGCGCGCTGGCCGAATCGCTGGAGGAGCGGGGCGCGCCGCCGGAGATGCTGGAGCGCCTGCATCCGCATTTCCGCGCGACCCAGGCGCCGCTGCAGAAGGGCGGCTGGCGCCCCTACGCGGAGATCCTGAGCGCCGGGCTGGAGACGGCGCTCCAGGACTTCGGCTTCGCCTATGCGCCGCGCGACGGCGAACGGCTGGTGGCGGCGGTCAGCGACGCCGGACCGTTCGACGAGGTGCCCGCCGTCCTCACCGCGATCAAGCGGCGGGCGAAGCTGATGTTCATCTCCAACACCGACGACGCGATGATCGCCCGCAACGTCGCGCTGATCGGCGTGGAGCCGGACTATCTGGTGACCGCCGAGCAGTCGCGGCTCTACAAGCCCGACCACGGCATGTTCCGCTTCGCCTACGGCCGGGCGGGCGTGCCGATCGAGCGCATCACCCACGCCGCCGCCGGCTTCTTCCACGACATCGAGCCGGCGCACGCCCTGGGACTGCGGCGCATCTGGATCAACCGGCGCGGCGAGACCGGCGACCCCGCCTTCGGTCCCTATGCCGAGATGCCGGACATGACGCGGCTGGTCGAGACGATCTGGCCGAGCTGA
- a CDS encoding TRAP transporter substrate-binding protein has product MFRRFLVLAAILAGIGTAFPGQVSSQTPKPIVLKGQSSHPVTANLHLIFKVWGETAERMSGGRLKIEVLPGGAIVPPFEVFDATSRGVLDVGMAPFGYILGKSLAGIPLSHGPLFGMDGIDYFGWYYDGGGMALLEEFYRDVIKLNLVAFPIPTDYPQALGWFKRPIKNLDDLKGMKLRIYGIGAETYGRLGVSVVTLPGGEIVPAMERGVIEGAEWINCLEDKKLGLNNVAKFYYTPGMHEPVTGGQLMINKAVWDKLTPDLQEIMRVASVHATMMRNAAFNRETALACKELVDSGIEVTRTPDDVLANFLETWEKIQEEYAAKDPFYRKVIDSQKKYAEVVVPFRLSFWPPYEFAGNYYWKEKVYRK; this is encoded by the coding sequence ATGTTCAGACGCTTTCTGGTCCTTGCAGCTATCCTGGCTGGAATCGGGACCGCTTTTCCGGGACAGGTGTCATCCCAGACGCCGAAGCCGATCGTCCTGAAGGGGCAATCCTCCCACCCCGTGACGGCAAACCTTCACCTGATCTTCAAGGTCTGGGGCGAAACGGCAGAGCGGATGTCCGGTGGTCGTCTCAAGATCGAAGTGCTGCCCGGCGGTGCGATCGTCCCGCCCTTTGAGGTGTTCGACGCCACCTCCCGCGGCGTTCTCGATGTCGGGATGGCGCCCTTCGGCTACATCCTCGGCAAGAGCCTTGCCGGCATTCCCCTTTCGCACGGCCCGCTGTTCGGCATGGACGGCATCGACTATTTCGGCTGGTACTACGACGGTGGCGGCATGGCTCTGCTGGAAGAGTTCTATCGCGACGTCATCAAGTTGAACCTCGTCGCCTTCCCAATCCCGACCGACTACCCGCAGGCTCTCGGCTGGTTCAAGAGGCCGATCAAGAACCTCGATGATTTGAAGGGGATGAAGCTGCGCATCTACGGCATCGGTGCAGAGACCTACGGCAGATTGGGCGTCTCTGTCGTCACGCTGCCGGGCGGCGAGATCGTGCCGGCCATGGAGCGCGGGGTGATCGAGGGTGCCGAGTGGATCAACTGCCTGGAGGACAAGAAACTCGGCCTCAACAACGTCGCCAAGTTCTACTACACGCCTGGCATGCACGAGCCCGTGACCGGCGGTCAGCTGATGATCAATAAGGCCGTATGGGACAAGCTGACGCCCGACCTGCAGGAGATCATGCGGGTCGCAAGCGTGCACGCCACCATGATGCGCAACGCCGCCTTCAACCGCGAGACCGCGCTCGCCTGCAAGGAACTGGTCGATTCCGGTATCGAGGTCACGCGGACCCCTGACGACGTCCTGGCCAACTTCCTGGAGACTTGGGAGAAGATACAGGAGGAGTATGCGGCGAAGGATCCCTTCTACAGGAAGGTGATCGACAGCCAGAAGAAGTACGCCGAGGTGGTCGTGCCCTTCCGCTTGTCCTTCTGGCCGCCCTACGAGTTCGCCGGCAACTACTACTGGAAAGAAAAAGTTTACCGCAAATAG
- a CDS encoding TRAP transporter small permease subunit: MVDRSEWHERRAPPTALVSTVRAIDGVAETSGHIFCWLAVPLVLALTWEVLARYAFHAPTIWAYDVTYMLYGSMFMLGAAYTLYRGGHIRTDIFYQSWSVRTRGRVDAFLYLCLFFPGMALFFWMGLQEAIQAWDIREVSDASPWRPPLYPFKTVIPVSAFLLILQGVSEFLKSAYAAIEGRPL; this comes from the coding sequence GTGGTCGACCGATCCGAATGGCACGAGCGACGCGCACCGCCCACGGCGCTCGTAAGCACCGTACGCGCGATCGACGGCGTGGCCGAGACGAGTGGACACATCTTCTGCTGGCTCGCCGTGCCACTGGTGCTGGCGCTGACCTGGGAGGTGCTAGCGCGCTACGCGTTTCACGCGCCCACGATCTGGGCCTACGACGTGACCTACATGCTGTACGGCAGCATGTTCATGCTGGGCGCGGCCTATACGCTCTATCGCGGCGGCCATATCCGCACCGACATCTTCTATCAGTCATGGTCGGTACGGACCCGCGGCAGGGTCGACGCCTTTCTGTACCTCTGCTTGTTCTTTCCCGGGATGGCGCTCTTCTTCTGGATGGGGTTGCAGGAGGCGATTCAGGCCTGGGACATTCGCGAAGTGTCGGACGCCAGCCCCTGGAGGCCGCCGCTTTATCCCTTTAAGACCGTGATCCCCGTATCCGCCTTCCTGCTCATCCTCCAGGGCGTGTCGGAGTTCCTGAAGAGCGCGTATGCGGCGATCGAGGGTCGGCCGTTATGA
- a CDS encoding TRAP transporter large permease subunit, whose amino-acid sequence MSGEYLGLILLAALLIGIFAGFPIAFTLIVLSIVFGYIGFGDVVFYLMVFQTIGLMKEETLAAVPLFVFMGYVLEQAGLMERLFRSFQLILAPLRGSLYLGVLLTATLFATATGIIGASVTVMGMMAAPAMIRAGYDSKMSAGTIAAGGTLGILIPPSVMLVVMGPIIGVSIVKLFAAALMPGLLLAFLYIGYALIRSHINPSLGPPLPRDQWATSVWQMVSEFLRGIVPLATIMFAALGSIIFGLATPTEAAAMGASGALLLMVLYGRFRFAALRTACLRTLETSSLVLFLAVASNIYGAVFTRLGTSTMIAETLLGFDLPSTAMLLVLMAVIFLLGWPLEWPAIIFIFLPIFLPVVEAMEIDLLWFSTLVAVNLQTAFLSPPVAMAAYYLKAVAPKWELSSIYRGMLDFMLLQMLGLAVVFFFPPIATWLPTKLFGP is encoded by the coding sequence ATGAGCGGCGAATATCTCGGCCTCATCCTGCTCGCCGCTCTGCTGATCGGCATCTTCGCGGGATTTCCGATCGCCTTCACGCTGATCGTGCTGTCCATCGTGTTCGGCTATATCGGGTTCGGCGACGTCGTCTTCTATCTGATGGTTTTCCAGACCATCGGCCTGATGAAGGAGGAGACGCTGGCGGCCGTGCCGCTGTTCGTCTTCATGGGCTACGTGCTGGAGCAGGCGGGGCTGATGGAGCGGCTGTTCAGGTCGTTCCAGCTGATCCTCGCGCCGTTGCGCGGCTCCCTCTATCTGGGCGTGCTGCTCACCGCGACGCTGTTCGCGACGGCCACCGGGATCATCGGCGCCTCGGTGACCGTGATGGGCATGATGGCGGCGCCGGCGATGATCCGCGCCGGCTATGATTCCAAGATGTCTGCCGGCACGATCGCGGCGGGCGGGACGCTGGGCATCCTCATCCCGCCGAGCGTGATGCTGGTCGTCATGGGTCCGATCATCGGCGTCTCGATTGTCAAGCTGTTCGCCGCCGCCCTGATGCCGGGGCTGCTGCTCGCCTTCCTCTACATCGGCTATGCCCTGATCCGCAGCCACATCAACCCGAGCCTCGGCCCTCCCCTGCCACGTGACCAATGGGCAACGTCGGTCTGGCAGATGGTGTCGGAATTCCTTCGCGGAATCGTCCCCCTCGCGACGATCATGTTTGCGGCACTGGGCAGCATCATATTCGGTCTCGCAACGCCGACAGAGGCGGCGGCGATGGGCGCGAGCGGCGCATTGCTGCTGATGGTCCTCTACGGCCGGTTTCGCTTTGCCGCACTTCGCACCGCCTGTCTACGCACGCTCGAAACATCCAGCCTCGTCCTGTTCCTCGCGGTGGCGTCGAACATCTACGGCGCGGTGTTCACCCGGCTCGGCACGAGCACGATGATCGCGGAGACACTTCTCGGCTTCGATCTGCCCTCCACCGCGATGCTGCTGGTTCTGATGGCGGTGATCTTCCTGCTCGGCTGGCCGCTGGAATGGCCCGCCATCATCTTCATCTTCCTCCCGATCTTCCTGCCGGTGGTCGAGGCCATGGAGATCGACCTGCTCTGGTTCAGCACGCTGGTCGCGGTCAATCTCCAGACAGCCTTCCTGTCGCCGCCGGTCGCGATGGCCGCCTACTACCTGAAGGCGGTCGCACCAAAGTGGGAACTGAGTTCGATCTACCGGGGCATGCTTGACTTCATGCTGCTTCAGATGCTGGGTCTGGCGGTGGTGTTCTTCTTTCCGCCCATCGCTACTTGGCTACCAACGAAGCTCTTCGGGCCTTAG